From the Hevea brasiliensis isolate MT/VB/25A 57/8 chromosome 13, ASM3005281v1, whole genome shotgun sequence genome, the window AGTACCTGAAACTGGCGCCTTAGACCAACTCGGCCATCTTGACAGGTGACTCCTTTCTGTTCTGCATGATATAAATTGGGACAAAGGCCCTGACTCCCCGCGCTTTCCTTTCCAAAGAATGCTGCTCAAGATACTTCCTTCTATTGGCAATTTCTTTTTGGCCGGAGCTCAACTAAATGAATTGTCTAATCAATCAAAAATTCCAAACCAAGATAGTTCCGATCTCCTTTACCAAACTCATATCTTCTGTATCCATAATCCATACTCTTTCATTTCCTAAAGCCAACAAATATGAACAGGAACATCCTGATCCTGTTCTTGACCCTTTTCACTTCTTCAGTAACTACACCAAATCCACACATCATACTGTCAAAGACACTAAAATTATACATTCTTATTTGCTTAAAACAGCTCTATTGCAATCTGATATTGTTGTTGCTAACTGTTTACTTGATTGGTATTGTAAATGTGGTGCTATACTTTATGCCGTGAAATTGTTCGATACAATTCCTCAACTAAATGTTATTTCTTGGAATGTCATAATTTCTAGTTATATTCGTAATATGTTGTTTGAGGATTCGTGGAGATTGTTTTGTAGGATGCATTTTTCTGGTTTTGAGCCGGATGATATCACCTACCGGAGTGCTCTTTCTGCTTGTGCTGCTTTGCAAGCTCCTTTGTTTGGTGAGCTGGTGTATTCACTTGCAATAAAAAATGGGTTTTATTCAAATGGTTATGTTCGGGCAGGAATGATAGATTTATTTGCAAAAAATAGTAAGTTCGATGATGCTCTGAAGGTGTTTTATGATGTGTCCTGTGCGAATGTAGTTTGTTGGAATTCTATAATCTCTGGGGCTGTTAGGAATGGAGAAAATTCAGTTGCTTTGGATCTTTTCAGCCAAATGTGTCGCAGATCTCTGGTGCCAAATAGTTTTACCTTCTCAAGCATTTTAACTGCTTGTGCTACTCTCAAAGAAGTTGAAATTGGAAAAGGAGTTCAAGGTTTGGTGATTAAATGTTGTGAAAATGATGTCTTTGTGGGGACTGCCATAGTTGATATGTATGCCAAATGTGGGGACGTTGGTGAAGCAGTTAAGATATTCTCTCGGATGCCAGTTCGCAATGTGGTTTCATGGACTGCCATTATATCTGGTTTCGTTAAAAAGGATGATTCTATCTCTGCCCTCAAAATTTTCAAAGAAATGAGGATCATAAAGGAGGAAATAAACAACTTTACTATTACTAGTATAATCACTGCTTGTGCCAAACCAGATATGATTAAAGAGGCAATCCAAATCCATAGCTGGATTTTGAAAACTGGATTCTATTTGGATCCAATTGTGCAGGCTGCTTTAATTAATATGTATGCAAAAGTACATGCTATTGATTTGTCAGAGATGGTATTTAGAGAATCGGAAGATGTAAAGAATCCACGCTTGTGGGCCACTATGATCTCTTCTTTTGCTCAGAATCAGAGCTCTCAGAGGGCAATTGAATTGTTGCAAATAATGCTACAGGAGAGTCTGAGACCGGATAGCTTTTGTTTTTCTAGTGTCTTAAGTGTAATAGATTGCTCAAATTTAGGCAGGCAAATCCACAGCTACACTCTTAAAACTGGATTTGTCTTTGATCTTTCTGTTGGTAGTTCTCTTTTCACAATGTACTCTAAGTGTGGTAGTATAGAGGACTCTTACAAAGTCTTTGAGCATATTCCAGTCAGAGACAATATTTCATGGACATCTATGATCAGTGGTTTCACAGAGCATGGGTGCGCAAATCAAGCTTTTGAGCTTTTTAGAAATATGCTTGCTGAAGGAACTAGACCTGATCAGATGAATTTTATCGCAATTCTAGCTGCATGTTCTGGCCTTCGTTCCTTACAGAAAGGAAAGGAAATTCATGGGCATGCTTTCCGTGCTGGGATGGGCAGAGAAGCACTAGTTGGTGGCGCACTTGTTTCTATGTATTCAAAATGTGGTGCTTTGGAGTCAGCAAGGAAAGTGTTTGACATGCTTCCTGAAAAAGATCAGGTGTCATGTTCCTCCATGGTTTCAGGATATGCACAAAATGGTCTACTTGAAGAGGCAGTATTTCTGTTTCATGAAATGTTAATGTCTAATGTCACAGCAGACTCATACACTGTTTCATCTGTTCTTGGGGCTATTGCACTTTTAAACAGATTGGGCATTGGGACTCAACTGCATGCCCGTCTTACAAAAGTGGGCTTAGATTCAAATGTTTCAGTAGGAAGTTCACTTGTTACGATGTATTCTAAATGTGGAAACATTGAGGATTGCTGTAAAGCATTTGATCAGGTTGATGAACCAGACTTGATATGCTGGTCAGCTATGATTGCTAGCTATGCTCAGCATGGAAAAGGTGTAGAGGCTTTAAAAATCTATGAGAAAATGAGAAGACAAGGAATTAGACCTGATTCAGTGACTTTTGTTGGGGTTTTGTTTGCCTGCAGCCATGCCAATTTGGTTGAGGAAGGGTATTTCCTTTTTAATTCAATGACCAAAGACTTTGGCATTGAGCCCAATAACCGTCATTATGCTTGTATGGTTGATCTTCTTGGTCGTTCAGGGAGATTGAAAGAGGCTGAAAAGTTAATTAAAAGTATGACGATTGACCCTGATGCTTTAGTATGGGGAACGCTACTCGCTGCTTGCAAACTACATGGAGAGGTTGAGCTTGGGAAGAAAGCAGCCAAAATGGTGATGGAATTAAACCCTAGTGATGATGGAGCTTATGTCTTGTTGTCTAACATCTATGCGGATGCAGGCCAGTGGGAGGAAGTCCAGCAGATTAGAAGCCTGATGAAAGGAACTAGGGTAAGGAAGGAAGCTGCTTGGAGTTTTGCATGAGATTCAATTATGTCCCCTTTGGTAAGTCTCGATGGATAACTTGGTTTCAAGTCCATATTAAGATTCCAGCAAGTTGACCCATGTTGCATTGGAAAATATAAGGCAAAACATGGTATTGGCCGCTCTATGACGATTTATTCCATTGATCCCCAAATTTCAGATTATTAGCTCGCTATGTTATATGGCTTTTCAATTGGTTTAGTCGCAATTGTAGAATTGATACTAGATGCATTGGAACATATTAAAAGCGACGTGTTATCTCACATCCAGTTGGGAGAATTGCCCTGACCTGACACGATTTTGATGGGTAAGTtatttttacattataaaaaatatatgaaaatgtTGTTAAATTTTTGTCCTGTTATACACTTTCAtttttttcatctattttttAACAATTTAACTATTAACTAAAGGATTAAAAAGTGATCAATGAAGGATCAAAGTGTTaataattaatggtaaaaattcaggAAAGAAAGTGTTTATGATAATAAAGTTCATGaatgaaataataatttatcttaaggGATATTAAgctatttttactatttattaatattaaaaattgatgAAAATAAATAGAGAATAAAAATGCTTGTTTGTATCAAAATTTATGgatattttcatatatttttaaaaatacaagAATTCAAGAGTtaattatggaataatttaccTTATAATATTTACTTGTTAAGGGTGACCATTGGACTGGTTTAGATTGAAACTAGTAGTTCAAATTTAAGGTTCAGAGGAATATAATCAAAATTGCAGGGTCTTCTCAATTTCAGTTAAATCAAATCTAaggattaaattttttttttatttaaaaaaaatcagctTTTAATTCAATTGACTAATATCATTCCAAGTAAAAAATTGAATCAGTTGAATTTTAATGATGTGATGGAGTTTACCTGTAAGTAATTAGTCGACACTAAATGAACACAAGGGTTAAACTTTATATAAATGGAAGATCTGGCAGGCAAATAGATCACTTATCTAGTAGCTCGGATGTACCCCATTTGTAGGGGAAGAAAATTTGGACATGGATATAGAGGTGGTCAGCCCTTGTTTCCTGTTGTATTTCAGAActtgaaattatatttttttgaaaattttaaatattattaaaaaaataatttaaaataaattattttattattttaatattattataattaaaattaattttaattaattttaatattttttaattaatatatttaaaaaataatttacccaACAATAATTTTAATAGCAACAGGCAGAAGTGTGGCTGATCTCAAAATCAGATTTGGTGGATGCACACTATGCTGGCATAACACATGAATCAGGGAGCAACATTACCCGTAATGTGAAGCCAGAATTGCCTGAACGGTGTCGTTGGCGTTAGAGCGATGCTGTCCGTTAGGGCTTTGGACGGAGGTTAAATCTTAAATGGTTTATCACTGAGAACGGAGCGCGTTTTCAGTTTTACTGCAGTGAGGTTTTGGTACAGTGTGGTCCATTGATAGCTCAGATCCTGCCATATCGCACATAACTGGGACCCACAGTCTAACCCACTAGAAAAGTTCAAAAGCCTATGTAGCCGATCTCGGTTGGCTCTTTGAGGTGTGACCCCGTGTGTTTGTGTGCGCGCGCGcgcgtgagagagagagagagagagagagagagaatggagTCACCAGGACAGTGGCTGGAAAATGCTCTGGTAGATTTGTGCAAGAGAATAGAGACGGGTTTGGATTTGGATAGGGAAATAATCTCCGGCTTAGTCTCTTACTGCGAGCTCGCTCAGCCCCTTGATGCCAAAGAGTATCTTGATGTAATCTCTTTCTCGCTTTCTGGTTTTATTTTTCATATCGTCAATGGGATTTTTGTTTTTCTATTAGGGTTTAAGTTTTATTTTCGCCTAACAATATGATGGGCTAGTGAGATTGATATTGTATCACCACTTGGGAAATCGACAATTAACTATCATTATGGCGATGATGAAAAGATGTTGATTACCCAGTTCTTTTTGGTACTGCACTGGTGCTGTTATTGGTATGGAAATCTTGTTAGCTATTAGTGTCTGAATTTTGGTTTGTTGGATAATTAACTGACAAAGAGTTATTCCTTGAAAGAAACAACTTTGTGTTCTATGGTTCCATATGATATATAAAACTTATGAAAGAAACAGACCATCAAGATAACCTTTTGAGTTTATTGCTGCTTGAATCTTGATGTGTAGCTACTGGTTGCTTCTTCAGGCATGACCTTGTTAGACTCTACAATAGCATAGTTTTGTCAGGTACTATTCCATCAGGTGCTAGCAAGATGCCACACAGTTATGCTATTGGTTATTTCAAATTGTAGTAAGTTGATGCTACTTTTCTTAGATACACCCACATATGGTCTCCATTATATATGGCTTTTGTAAAAGAATCAGTCAATTCTATTTGAAGCTTGTTTGATGCACACATCTgaactctctcattttaattcatCATAGATTTACTAACTTCTATAAATTTTccagtcaaaaaaaaaaaaaaaagacttcctGCACTTCGTCTATTCATGACTTGATGCTTTTTTTATTCAGTCTTTTCTACTGGATTTCTATGTggattttctttcttattttcagCAGCCAATTTGTCATAATTTACATCCATGAATATCTTGTCTTGGCTCACCCCAACCTTATCTCTTCTTATTTTTTTTGGTAAAAACGTATTTTAAAATGCTATAAACAATTGATGATCTACAATGATTTACTTTTAAGAGACATCTAAATCTCTAAAATATCTAGGAACAACAAAATGTGCTTTTTCAAATCTCCAGCATTATACCCCCAATGTCCAGAAGGGAGTGCCGCTTTGGCACTGGTAGGGTACTTAtctttattgataaaaaaaaaaaaaaaactgtctcTTTTTGCGAccatcataaattcataattcatCATTATCTGAGTTGATAGAGTATTACAGATCAGAAATGGACTGCCATCCATTACATTGCCTAAATGTTAATTCATTAGTGAATGGAAGGGGAATTTATGGGGAAGAAATAGTTGCACTTCACGGAAATCATGCATTGATGGAAGTTTTTATTCATGATATGTAAATATCAGAGTTGACACTCAGCTTGTCCTTTTTTAGCCATGCTAGCAGCATTTTTTGTTGCAGCACCTCTTGGAAGTTCTATGAATCTTCTTTTGTCATTGTTTGCAGAATATCATTGGGCAGGAAGCAGGAAAAAGCGTGATTGAGGAATATTTACATCGTAGAGGTCATTCAGATGTTGGCAGCAGCACACCAGCTGTCCAAACCTCAAAATTTCATGCTTATGTCAAACCATCAACAAACAATGGTTCTGAAAGTGGAACCAAGAAACCAGTTAGATCAGCTAAAGATGTTGCTGTCTCTGGTTATCAGAATGAACCGAGGAAAGTTTCAGTTCCCAGTTATCAGGCAGAACAAAAGAAGAACGCTATTTCCATTTATCAAGAACATAAGGTTTCAACCGAGGCAAGTGAGTCAAGCCAGAAGGGGATCCAAGGTCATTCTAGGAAGAAAAAGGCTGGGAAAGTCATTTCGCTTGCAGAGGCTGCTAAGGGGTCAATTGTGTTCCAACATGGGAAACCATGTTCTTGCCAAGCTCGTCAACACAGACTGGTAAGCAATTGTTTATCTTGTGGCAAGATAGTTTGTGAACAAGAAGGAGAGGGGCCTTGCAGCTTCTGTGGTGCCCTTGTTCTAAAGGAGGGGAGCACCTATGCTGGTATTGAAGGAAATTTGGCTCCCCTATCAGA encodes:
- the LOC110643590 gene encoding pentatricopeptide repeat-containing protein At1g74600, chloroplastic gives rise to the protein MNCLINQKFQTKIVPISFTKLISSVSIIHTLSFPKANKYEQEHPDPVLDPFHFFSNYTKSTHHTVKDTKIIHSYLLKTALLQSDIVVANCLLDWYCKCGAILYAVKLFDTIPQLNVISWNVIISSYIRNMLFEDSWRLFCRMHFSGFEPDDITYRSALSACAALQAPLFGELVYSLAIKNGFYSNGYVRAGMIDLFAKNSKFDDALKVFYDVSCANVVCWNSIISGAVRNGENSVALDLFSQMCRRSLVPNSFTFSSILTACATLKEVEIGKGVQGLVIKCCENDVFVGTAIVDMYAKCGDVGEAVKIFSRMPVRNVVSWTAIISGFVKKDDSISALKIFKEMRIIKEEINNFTITSIITACAKPDMIKEAIQIHSWILKTGFYLDPIVQAALINMYAKVHAIDLSEMVFRESEDVKNPRLWATMISSFAQNQSSQRAIELLQIMLQESLRPDSFCFSSVLSVIDCSNLGRQIHSYTLKTGFVFDLSVGSSLFTMYSKCGSIEDSYKVFEHIPVRDNISWTSMISGFTEHGCANQAFELFRNMLAEGTRPDQMNFIAILAACSGLRSLQKGKEIHGHAFRAGMGREALVGGALVSMYSKCGALESARKVFDMLPEKDQVSCSSMVSGYAQNGLLEEAVFLFHEMLMSNVTADSYTVSSVLGAIALLNRLGIGTQLHARLTKVGLDSNVSVGSSLVTMYSKCGNIEDCCKAFDQVDEPDLICWSAMIASYAQHGKGVEALKIYEKMRRQGIRPDSVTFVGVLFACSHANLVEEGYFLFNSMTKDFGIEPNNRHYACMVDLLGRSGRLKEAEKLIKSMTIDPDALVWGTLLAACKLHGEVELGKKAAKMASGRKSSRLEA
- the LOC110643593 gene encoding uncharacterized protein LOC110643593, which encodes MESPGQWLENALVDLCKRIETGLDLDREIISGLVSYCELAQPLDAKEYLDNIIGQEAGKSVIEEYLHRRGHSDVGSSTPAVQTSKFHAYVKPSTNNGSESGTKKPVRSAKDVAVSGYQNEPRKVSVPSYQAEQKKNAISIYQEHKVSTEASESSQKGIQGHSRKKKAGKVISLAEAAKGSIVFQHGKPCSCQARQHRLVSNCLSCGKIVCEQEGEGPCSFCGALVLKEGSTYAGIEGNLAPLSDAEAVAEAYAKRLVEYDRNSAARTTVIDDQSDYYEIEGNSWLSKEEKELLRKKQQAIEEAERAKRNKVVVTFDLVGRKVLVNQDEVSEQESENRILRPPDERDREMNRIKPNPTLTIQPIFMDPGPSTKPMKGKERDKVLPNGLRLEVTGRVQHDSNQLKYFMMDT